The following nucleotide sequence is from Pelodiscus sinensis isolate JC-2024 chromosome 8, ASM4963464v1, whole genome shotgun sequence.
TGGCCCAGAGGGTTGATACAGAACAACATGGCTTTGCCTCTCCCTGCCACCTGGCAGTAACAGCAATACCCCTCTGACGTGGGCACTAGCTCCATTTTACAAGGGGGGACAGAGGTGCACAGTAAGGGAAAGTGACCTGCCCGAGGTCACATCACGGAGAGCTGGAAACTGAGCTCCCACCAACCCAGAACCTTCATCGGCCTCATCCTGAGCACAGGAGCAGGCCACATGGCAATGCCCACGAGTTCAGAGCTCGCCCACCAGGTGACAAGTGCCCTTGCGCGGGGACAATCCACACGTCAGCGTCTGCAGACACGGGCTGAGTTTTGTGGGCAGTGTGCTATTGCCCCACTTGTTCTTCCACATGCTTTGTCTGAAGCATGGCATAACCCTGGATTGCTCAGGGAGTTCTTCATTGGAAGGGGCAACACAACTGATGACTGGAGCACTTGGTCaagagccaggattcctgggttctactCTCAGCTCTGACCGTGACTGGCTTCAGGACTCTGGCTTCACCTGGATGCCTGAGATTCACCAGCTGAGAGTCACCTCCGGCCCTTGCTGGGGTGGGCGAaccccctgggctgcttcctccagcTCCCCCATAGGCACGGAGGTCAATGAAACCCTAGAAAAGCGCCGTACCTGGCTATCAAGATGCAGAGCAGATGCACCTGGTCGGGTCCagcgaggagcatgagggtgctgagagccagctTCAGGAAGAAGAGCCCTCGTACCACTGCGTAAACCCCACATCTTTGACAGAGCGACAGAAAATAGAGGTTGTTGAGATGAGGGGCGATGTAGGAGACACCTGGGCGGAGAGGCACAAAGAGTATAAGGGTGTTTCAGCGTGTGGCAGTACATAAGAAGCCCCAGAACATCGACACCGAGTAAATTTGGTGCCTCAGCCCTTACATGGCACTTTCCAAGCACATGAGAacgaccagactgggtcagaccaacggtccatccagcccagtgtcctgtctgcccacagcggccaatgccaggtgccccagacgaagagaacagaacagggaatcttcaagcaatccctctcctgtcgcccattcccagcctctgacaagggCTAGTGTCACCAtacctacccagcctggctactagccatcaatagacctaacctccaggaatttatctaggtctttcttgatccctgttaaagtcctggtcttcacaacctcctgtcgaccatgtgctgtgtgaagaaaaaacttccttttgtttgttttaaacctgctacctatgaatttcattgggtgacccctagttcctatgTTGTGAGAATAAgcaaataacttctccttattcacattttcccacaccagtcatgattttatagacctctatcatatcccctcgtaagtctcctcttttctaagcggaAAAGGctcaatctttttaatctctcttcatatgggacccattccaaacccctaatcatttttgttgcccttttctaaaccttttccaatgccaatatatcttttttgagatgaggagactatatctgtacgcagtattcaagatgcaggcataccatggttttatacagaggcaataagatgttctctggcTTACTCTCtctgattcctaacattctatttgcctttttgactgccactgcacactgagtggatattttcagagaactatccacaatgacttcaaaatCTCTCTCgagcagttgtagctaaattagtccccatcatattgtatgtatagttgggattattttttcctcaATGCCCATTACTtcacatttaccaacattaaattttatttgccattttgttgcccaatcagtttggtgagatctttttgaagctcttcacagtctgctttggtcttaactattgtaagcagtttagtaccatctgcaaattttgccactcactgtttacccctttctccagatcatttataaataagttgaataggattggtcccaggacagatccttggaggacaccactacttacctctctccattctgaaaactgaccacttattcctaccctttgttttctgttttttaaacagtTACCAAtacatgagaggaccttccctcttatcccatgacaacttacttcacttgagagcctttggtgaaagaCCTTGTCAAaatctttctggaaatctaagtacactatttccactggctcccccttgtccacatgtttgctggccccctcaaagagctctagtagattagtaaggcgtgatttccctttacagaaaccatgttgactcttctccaacaaattacgttcatctatgtgtctgcaCGGCACAAAGGTCTTCCCAGTTCTCCTGTGATGCAGACAAGTGTGCTCCCCATTTCacagtggggggcacagggagctaaCTGATGTGTCCACTGTCACACAGCCAGTGAGCATTAGAATCAGGACTGAACCTGTGAACTCCCAATTCTGGACTTACTCATCCCAGTTCTACACAGAGAGTTCTGCTTGACTTGGAGGAAAACAGATGACGTGGCAGTTCTGATGTGTCTCGGCCCTGAGCAGGGCTCCCTCGAATTTCTCCCACCCCAAGCAGAATGCATTTTGTTACATGAaccaatgtggaggtgatgtcacacatcacctccatcTTTGTTTCagagggagctgtgttagtctgtttcagcaaaaacaaggagtctggcaGCAACTACGTAATAAAATTCATGTGGTGGGGATGAGGCCAAtgggttcggagtgtgggagggggctcaggtttgggatgcaggagtgagggggctctgaggtggggctagaGAGAAAAGGCCCAGGGCTGAAGGGCTAACATGCAGGGGCGctgtctgggggtgcaggctttggggtggAGCTCGGCCAAAGGGTGAGGAAGGGCTTGGGGCAAGGCCATAGCAGGGGGCTCCAGGGTCAGAGGGAAGGCACGTAGTCCAGGCTGCTGCTTCGCAGGCCGGAGGCTAggttgggagtggggcaggcctcctcccttcctttcaCCTGTGCCTTGAGGCCTGCCTGGTGCCAGTGAGGCAGCTGCGTGACtgacagcttacagggaacttagcccCAAGTCAGAGACAACCCTTGTTCCAGGGCTGAGCCTCTGCAGAACATTGCACCGCCAATCGGGCAGATGTGTGGGGCCGCTtggaataagacagagactatcttatcgcctctatataaaccatggtacgcccacatcttgaatacggtgtacacatatggttgcctcatctcaaaaaatgatatattggccttggaaaaggctcagaaaagggcaacaaaatgattagggaacgagtcccatatgtagagagattaaaaagacttggactttacagcttaaaaaagaggagactggggggatatgaaagaggtctataaaaacatgactggtgtggaaaaagtgaatatggaaaagttattcacttattcccacaatataaaaactaggggtcacccaatgaaattaataggcagcaggtttaaaacaaacaaaaggaagtcaacctgtggaactccttgccagaggatgtggtaaagactaggactttaacagggttcaaaaaagaactagatagattcatggagggtaggtccatcaacggctattagccaggatgggtaggaatggtgtccctagcctttgtctgGACATGAatgacgggggagggatcacgtgaggattacctttgttccccctccctttggggcatctggtactggccactgtcagaagacagaacactgggctagatggacctttggtctgacccagtctggctgttcttatgttcccatgGTAACAAAGGGAACGTGACTGAGCTCATGGGCTCGGCCTCCAGGTCCAGGTTTTGCAGAGCTGGGGGTCTCTCACCACCTTCCGGCCGTGAAGCCCAATTCAGCAATGATCCCTCAGGGGCTAGGTGGGGCCGGTCATACCTCTGTAGCCCCGCGAAGGAGCGCACCTCCGCTACCCTCCACCAAGGCTCCGTGCTTTCAGGGTTTGTGAAGAAAGAACCAGTGCGGAGCCAGGCACCCACCCAGCAGCTCTGGGGCGCTGCTTTTCCCAGGTCCGGGGCAGGCTCACCTAGTAGGAAGGACCCTGTAGAGAGAGAAATCCGATCTGCCAGCAAGTGCtccaggaagagagggaagaagtTGCTGTTAAAGTGGCAGTGAAACACCTGTGACAAAAGAGCAGGAGGATTAATGGGCCAGCAGTACACAGAGTGAGAGGAAGGCCAAGCTACTAGCAGCCAGGCTCCACTCCCTAGGAGTCCGGTGCCAGAGTAACATGCGGTTCCTCCAGGCAGGAGCTGCACAGCTGAGAAGCGGGTGCTTTGTTTGGACGAGTGCTCTGATGCCACCTGCACTCACCTCGGCAAGCCACGAGGGAAGCCTGGCGCCCCACAAGGCAGATGTCCACCATGAAGGGACTACTGCCAGGCTGGGCCAACACCTTGTCTGTGCGCTACCACAAACACTGCGAGGCACCAGAGGCTGCGAGTGTGGCAGCAATGCAGTGGAGAGCGGCACCCCTGCGGGCACCTCGCTGAGCAGCCCAGGACTAGCTGTGCCTAGAGCCCAGCAGCTGGGACAGGAACctcaggaatgggggagggaggaggtgtctCAGGGCTCCCCAGGAGGGCTGGGAAAGGACGCATTTCCAAGTTGTCCCAGAGGCACTCCATGCCAGGAACTAGGGGTTTCATAGACATGGCTTTTGCACAATTCTCCCCACAGCTATGAGGCTTTAAAAGGCAACATCCTGGTTAAACTGCGTGTGGTCTCTGAAGGGCCGAGAGCTTCCACTCCTCAGTGAAGCAGGAACTGAGTCTACACTTTATCCCCTTCAGAAACAGAAGAGTCAGATGCCCAGAGCgccgcccctcccacccccatggctGATGGAGCCACACGAGCATGTGCAGGAAGCACGAAGAGGAGTCGTGGCATTATGCAGACAACACTGCTTTCCTCATGGGGAATCTACATCCTGTTGAGTCATAGTCAGCCTGGCTTGGCTAGCGGCTCATCTGACTCACTGGGTTAGCTCAGTGCTACACCTACCTGCACTAGGTTCATACACACGAACCAGAGGAAGTTGCGGTGCCGGGACAGCTGTTTGAGGTATTCTCCCAGCGTTATTCTTTTCTCCAGAGGGGCAGATGGTTGCTCAATGTACAATCTACAGGGACAAGGAAGCCACTGTAATTGTTTCTGCACATGTGAGAATTTCTGTTATTCTGCACTTTGCTAGTGAGTGCATGCACGGATGCCCTGCTGGCTACTTACCTCATCCTACAGGTTGAAATTCCCAATTCCAAGACTCTGGTCCgacaacatctgtagtccagcagggccatagatgttgctggaccgaaAAGCCCCGGAGGTGAGAGCAACACGGGGTCTAGGAAGCCCTGGCTAGGATAAGTGGCATCTAGGGAGcttcccccaccctggccagggaACCTCTGGTGTTAGTGGAGCAaggtggctggggagccccatCCCTGGCTAGGGAACCCGTGGCGTTAGTGGGGCCAGACAGCTGCTGGGATCTCCTATCCCAGCCAGGGaactcctatcccagctcctatCCCAGCATCAGCTGGGCCACATGACCAGGGAGTCCTAGCCCTAGCCAGGGAATCCCCAGGTGCACTAGGGTGCCTGGTCAGGaaccccccagctggagcagggctggtgaAGGTGGGTGACTAGaatccccagaacccaggagaccATGGGGCAGCACGGTGGGGAGCCCATGCCGAAGCCTAGGAGtggtgcagccagcaggggagtaCTGACCTCCCccatctggcaaactccctggttcaaaCAGTTCAGgtgccaagggtgccagaccagggaggtccaacctgtaccagttCCTACTATTCATGTTCTCCGTTCATAGAGCGAGTCAGAAGCTGGTATGAAATTTGCTCCTTGCTGGAAGCAACCACTAGAATCAGAGTCATCAAAAACTTGGAATATTTGTCTAGTGAGTCAGTGACTCATCTCCTGTAagagcatccctcccccaggcagctgtTACAGTCCAATACAGATTCCTAGTCCTCTCCCGCCAATCTTTATTGCTAGTTTTATCGTGGGAATACCTGCAGGATGTACAAACAGTTCCTGCACAAACagagacagttcctgccccaaagagcactTACAACCCAAGTTTCAGAGAGGAGACCAGTGGATACagcagaggggacatgatgaagGCACAGAGTTATAAACACTGGAACAAGCTGCACGCACAGAGGCCAGCTGCTGAGCCAACATCAGGCAGTAAGACAACGATACATATACTTGCCCTCCTTTTATCAGGATGATGGAAAAAGTAAATTTCTAGGACAGTGCTGCACTGGGATTTTAACAGGCACAGGCCTTTCACTTAGTGTACACTCAGCTACAGGTAAGGTCTTGTCCATCTGCCACCAAGAACAGGACTACTGTCAGCAACGCATTCGCTAGTGCTATGCCTCAGTCTAGTTTCAAATGTCCCATGAGACAGGGATTGTGCAACCCTTTCCTTAGAAGCCTATTCTCAGGCTTGGGGTGCCTCTACAGTGCAGGGATTCACTTGAAATAAGCAACAtgaattgagctacgtcaattgcatagcttatttcaaaatagcttatttcgaaattcagAGCGTCTACAGagcactgattttgaaatagagtactcttcctctaACTTtgcttactcctcatacaatgagggttatagaaatcagagtaagaagtcctccagcttgacagtattttgaaataactgcctgctgtgtagatgcggactaagttatttcaaaataatgttgctgtgtagatgtacccttagagagctCAGCACAAGAGTACTTCTCTCAGGCATCAGCCTCAATCTTCCTGCTCTTAAATTCATCCCACAATTCTTAATCATAGCTCCACGCACACTTACAGTAATTCCACTTTCCTTCACTTGTAATTACACTTATATACTTGCAGAGAAACATGAAATCCCTCCACTAGTCCTCAGCTAGACAGAGAGACCATTTTTAGCGAGCCAGTCACAAAGTGGCATGCAGAACTACACAGGCAATTCCAGAAGCTCTGTGGCAGTTGTAAGCAGGATAGTCCTGAAACATACACTCAGGTAACTGCACTCAGATTCAATGTGCTTCCTGGCATGTGCAACTGCACCCCCTGCCTTTAAGGGACTCATTACTGCAGGCCAGTTTTCTGGGTCTTTTCCTCAGGACCCAGTCCCCCTATCTCCTAGgtttggtttatttattttaagcTACTCTGAATTTTGTAGGGAGGAAGCTCGAGCTATTAGGCACTTCTAAAAATTGTACCTAAGTGACTTGAGCTTCTTAAGTTCCCAGTTTCAGAAGTGACATAGGAGACTAAGGGTCTCTCTCTACACTTGGAGCTGGGGCTGCAATTCCCGGTGattgagctagcatgctaaaacatagcacagccactgcagcagcaggaacaaaccatccctcGTACAAACCCATGCAAGACCCAGACCCCCAACCTCAGAGAAGTATTTGTCTAATGCTATGTAGTTTGGTGCCACTTACTCTTTTAAAGTTGACTCTTGGTCCCATTTCACTTTCTCTTCAGTCTCAAATCGTTGTCGTAGCAGCCATGTTGCCAGAGTAAATCCAGCAACAGAGCAAAGAGCCAGCACCACACAAAATATCCGGAAAGAAAAGAAGTCTTCTTTGTTCCACACTGCATAGGACATGAAGACAGAGAGGGAACCGATGGCACTAAAAAGCGAGCAGTAGAAATTTAGGCTAGTCCTGTCTTTTGCAGAAACAGCCAGGTCTGCAAGCAAGGCATTATGGTTGAGATCCACCATGGTAAGAAAGCTGTCatagaggcagaggcagaggaggaACTGTAGACCTGGATGGGCCCAGGAAACCCAGAAAGCCAGGAAAGAGAAGGCAAAAAGAGGCCCATTTCGGCTCAGTGCCTTAAGTCTCTTAAGAATGACGTCTGGTGAGGAGATCTTCACCCCTGACCTACAAGAGAAGAGAGAAACTTTAGTCGCAATCCGTCGGAAACGTCTCTGCCACACGCTCTGTTTCCTTACAGGAAAGGCTCAGGGAGCGCTGGTTGAACACTGCATTTGTCGGGGTAGTAAGTGTCCTTGTTTGGTTCCTGTCTTGCTCTGCTGCAGTGAGGAGAGAACAGGCTCCAACACCAGCCAAGTGAGCGCACACACAACCAACAGAGCCCTTCTTGGAGGAAGCACTGTCTGCTTTACCATTCCATGGTAACATTGCAGCAACACTGATTGTTCAATCCATTATAACAGCATGGctctgtctccctctagtggAGGGACCATGTATTGAGGTTGTATGTCTGCTAGTGATGTCAAGTTTAAGAGGATTTAACTCAAGCAGACAAGGCTCATGCTTTTAGATCCAGAGGCTCAGTCCCGCAAGGTGTCTTGACTGGGGGCATAGTGTAAATACCCTACAGACACTGAAATGAGGGACAAGAAGCCCCCAGCCCTGACATCACCACAACAGCAACACTCAACTTTTCAGGATACCTGGAACTGGGGAGTGCGAGGTTTTCAGACCTAGGTAATGATTTCCCTTCTAATAATCAGTCCTTTCACGTCATCTTTTCCAGACTACTGTGAAGATACTAACTTTTCAGTCTTTAAGGAAGGATATTAATGACACGAACTTACTGCTGTGTGCTAAGAAATACCCGGTCACTCAACCAGCCGAAGAGAGGGTCATTGAGACTGTTCCAAATTAGAAACACTGTCTAGAAAGAGACACAATAATGAGACAAGCCACAACCAATCACTTCACCAGTCGAGTCTCGTTAATGGCGTCAGCATCCTGATGGTGCCCATTACAATTCCCTGGGACAATAACCAATTCGTACTTGATGGTGATATGTCCCATCTAACATGTAAGCCTTGTCACTATACGGCAACGCCCCATTCTGTGCCAGTAATGTGCACTTCCAGGCTAAGAGTCAGATTGTTTAGTGGCTTTACTTTTTATCCAACATATCTACTGGCATTTTTCATACATGATTCATATTTGGACTCATGCAACAGGGTAATGCACAGAGGCCAACATTTTCAGATCTGGGTGCCCAATGTCAGATACCTGAATACAGATTTGGGTAAGTCTGATTTTTCAGACTCATTCAATGTTATGCTTAGTTGCTGCTGAGTAGTTTGAAACATGCTGGGATTCTCCAAGAGGAAGGGCACTCTTAAAAATGTAAGTTGCTGGTATTTATACCCAAACTCACTATCTTTGTATGTTGGTACAAGTGACAAGAATTAAGTCACCTGCATCACTAGCACCTCTATTGCTTCCTGACAAAAAAGAAATTAAGCTACCAAAATGTTCTCCCATATTCTAACACGATACTTTGATTTCACATCCTACTACTGCATATCTTGAGAATGGCAAGAAAAAATAAATCTCAGAAACTTACCTCCCCAATCCAAAAGGACAGTTTATCGATTTTGTAAACAGAAACAAAGGTGTCCACGTAATATAGGAGAAATACATTATGCAAAATGGAAACAAAGAGTGACAAGGATCCATAGATGACAGCAGTAGGTAAATTAAAGAGATAACCCAACAGTCGCAAGCCCATTTTGGTTCATTCAGAGTGCTTCAGCATTCCAGATCATCTCCTTTTCACATGGATACCTCCACACAACTCTTCACTGAGGGCCCCTCCATTGTTCTTCCTGCTgaaaaaagattagaggaaatcAATCCATTTCTTTTCCAAACAAGAAAAACCACAAAACTTACCCAGCCACATAATTTAAGTCTTACTAGCCAATACAAATTAGGTAAGAATTAGACTGCTTTGTTCAGCTGTTCAAAAGTGTATTTAATAGGATTTAAAAGGCCTCTGCTGCGGTACAGCCATCCCCCTAAGCCGAGTTATCGTTTGGCCCAAACTATCGGACTAGATTCAAGAGCTCTCCTGGGTAAGCTGTTTACTAATAGgaatgtaaaaatgaaaaaaatattaaccGTGTAACTGATACAAATTTTATCAGTTACACAGTTAACTACTctgggggctgccagccccatgaAAAGTTTAACTGATGGGGCTGATGCTTCATGTTACAGTCTTATATCCATATTTACTAGTAGGAATGTTGACAGTTTTTATATAATGTACTTTAATGCTCTTTCTGGACTGGCACAG
It contains:
- the SLC68A1 gene encoding transmembrane protein 180 isoform X2; its protein translation is MGLRLLGYLFNLPTAVIYGSLSLFVSILHNVFLLYYVDTFVSVYKIDKLSFWIGETVFLIWNSLNDPLFGWLSDRVFLSTQQSGVKISSPDVILKRLKALSRNGPLFAFSFLAFWVSWAHPGLQFLLCLCLYDSFLTMVDLNHNALLADLAVSAKDRTSLNFYCSLFSAIGSLSVFMSYAVWNKEDFFSFRIFCVVLALCSVAGFTLATWLLRQRFETEEKVKWDQESTLKELYIEQPSAPLEKRITLGEYLKQLSRHRNFLWFVCMNLVQVFHCHFNSNFFPLFLEHLLADRISLSTGSFLLGVSYIAPHLNNLYFLSLCQRCGVYAVVRGLFFLKLALSTLMLLAGPDQVHLLCILIASNRVFTEGTCKLLTLVVTDLVDEDFVLNRRKQAASALLFGMVALVTKPGQTFAPLIGTWLLCAYTGPFLLLPLNAVECEHAAHTTNR
- the SLC68A1 gene encoding transmembrane protein 180 isoform X1 codes for the protein MGLRLLGYLFNLPTAVIYGSLSLFVSILHNVFLLYYVDTFVSVYKIDKLSFWIGETVFLIWNSLNDPLFGWLSDRVFLSTQQSGVKISSPDVILKRLKALSRNGPLFAFSFLAFWVSWAHPGLQFLLCLCLYDSFLTMVDLNHNALLADLAVSAKDRTSLNFYCSLFSAIGSLSVFMSYAVWNKEDFFSFRIFCVVLALCSVAGFTLATWLLRQRFETEEKVKWDQESTLKELYIEQPSAPLEKRITLGEYLKQLSRHRNFLWFVCMNLVQVFHCHFNSNFFPLFLEHLLADRISLSTGSFLLGVSYIAPHLNNLYFLSLCQRCGVYAVVRGLFFLKLALSTLMLLAGPDQVHLLCILIASNRVFTEGTCKLLTLVVTDLVDEDFVLNRRKQAASALLFGMVALVTKPGQTFAPLIGTWLLCAYTGYDIFQRAPLSNMVSAQPKLESDTAWEPTLRQGCFYLLVFVPITCALLQLLSWSQFSLHGRHLQMVKSQRQSLTQSRSPEIKMI